Within Bradymonas sediminis, the genomic segment CACTCAATCTTCGCCCCGACCCACCGCGTATCATCCACCATAGCCAGCTCCATCCGCTCCATCCGCTTCGTTAATCGCGATTTCTCGCACAATCTAGCATAGCCTTTCACCAAAAAACTTCAGATATCTGCTTGTTCCCACGCCTAGGCCTCTCAATAGCCTATCTTCTTGCACACCCCCCCATGGTGTGATTTAATAACCTCAATCGCTTGAGCGACCTCGCTCGCTAGACCGACGCCGCCGCTGGCCTCGGACTCTTGCCCGGCGAACTCGGCGCTCACAAGGAGCGTTCCGACAACGACTCGTCCCCACATTGCCCGTGACAGAGCAGCTTCCCGAATGATTGTTCAGTGCCCGAATTGCGATTCTCGATATCGCGTCAAAGACGCGAACGTACCCGCCTCCGGGGGAAAGATCACGTGTCCCTCGTGTAAACATAAATTCATCGTCTACCCGGACACTCCCGACGCCCCCGATACGGAGGCTCTGGACGCGTTTGAAGATAAAACTTCCGTCGCTAAAGCCCCCGCGCTGCGCGATTTGGTCAACCAGATGGCGCCGAGCAGCGACTGGGCCAATGACGATGTCGGCGCAGCCACCGAGGTCATGAGCGCACCGGATATCCCCAAGGCCCTGGGCTTTGGCGGCCAGAATGATTCTGTCGACGGCACCGTAGAGATGTCGAACCCCGACATCGCGAGGTTGCGCGCCCAACACGAACCCGACGACGAGGCGGACGACTTCGCCTCCACCGAAATCATCTCGGGTGACACCTTCGATCATATGGTCTTTAACGACCCGACGCCCGCACAAAATGTGGACTCGAACTCGGACACCCGCGAGCACGCACCCCTGCGCACGCAACTCGAAGCCTCGGCACATACCGAGCGCCTGGCGCCCGAGGAGAACCCCTTCGCCCACGCGTCGCCCCCGCCGAAGAGCCCGCCGCAGCCGCAGCACGCTCCGGCCAACACCACGCCGGCGCAACCTGCCGCGCCTTCGATGCCCGCGCCACCATCGATTCCGTCGTCACAGCCCGCGCAACCCGGCCCCGACGAGGCCTCGGCCCCCGAAACTTTCGGCCCGAACGCCACCCACGAAGGCCCGTGGAAGCTTAAGACAAACTTCGGCCTAATCTACGAATTCAGCGACAACGACAGCCTGCAAAATTGGCTCGCGAGCCGCGAAGAGCTCGACGGCTACGAATTGGCCGGCGACGCCGACTATTATCCGGTGAGCGCCTGGCCGCAATTCCAGCGCAAGCCCGCCGCGCGCAAGCGCACGTTCGCGATGTCGGCGATCCCGACGCACCCGCCCCTGGGCAATCCGTTGCCAGGCGCGCCCGCGCCGAGCGCCCCAGGCGCACCAACTTCTGGCCCGTTCGACCAGGCATCATTCACACCGCAGCCGGGCTCGACGACGCCCCAACCGCCCTCGCCGGGCGCCCAGGGATGGGAATCCCCCAGCCCCGCGCCGCCGCGTAAGATCATCACGCCCACCGACTCCCACGCCTCATCGGGCGGCTCGAAGGCCAACCTGATCCTATGGCCCATCGCCGGCCTCCTATTCGCCGTCGGCGTCTTGCTCGCCGTCCAGGTGCTCGGCGTTTACGATATCAAATCGGCGATCCTCGGCGAGGCGCCCGCCACGCCGGTCGACCAACCGGTGGCCGCGCCAAATGACGCGCCCGCCCCAGACTCACCCAGCGCCGAAGCCCAGGCTGCGCCGGATTCTGCCGAGGCCGTGAGCCCCGACGTCGCCAAGGCGGTTGACCGCCTCATCGCAGACGCCGAGCTCGCCATCGAGAATAACCGCCTGCAGTCGGCGAGCGTAAAGCTCAATAACGCAAAGTTGCTCGAGCCCAAGCGCGTGGCGATCTATGTGCTCTTCGTCAAAGTATATACCGAAATGGGGCGTACCGAGGACGCCGCGACCGCTCAAAAAACACTCGATGAACTCCGGGGAACCGCAACACCGGCCGCCGCTGAGGATTAAGACGCCAACGCATCTTTGACGCTCAGACGCACCTCAACGCGCAGCACGTCGACTCATGGCTGGAGTGCTTAATATGGACATCCGCTGTCCCGAATGCGACACGCTTTACGAAATCGACACCCGCCAACTGCGGGGCAGCGCGAGCACATTGAAGTGCAGTCAATGTGAGCATATTTTTCATATGCAAACCCACGCCGCGCTGCACCAGGAGACCCAGCGCCGCTGGATGCTCCGCAGCCACACCAGCGGCGACATCCGTTATTTCCTGGGCTTCAACGAATTACATCATTGGATCTTACAGGGGGTCGTCAGCAAACCCGACGAGATCTCGCGCACCGGACGCGGCTGGAAGGCGCTGGGCTCGATCGGCGAGTTCATGCCCATTTTCCAGGCCGTAGAGAGCGTGGCGAACATCAGCGCCCCGCGCGAGAAGCAGGTCTCGGCGGAGCTGCCGGACTCCGGTCCGACCGCCGAATTCACGAGCACCCGTGCGCCGCGACCGAACTCGGCAGATGTCCCACGAGACTTCGCTTCACAGCCGCGCGTGCCCACCGCTCGACAACACGGGCTGCCGCCTGCACGCCCGCAATCCGGCACACATAACGCGGCTTCCCGCCAACCCTCGGGCCCCAACCCTGCCCGCTCGCAGACTCCATTCGCCTCAAAAGCAATGCCGCCAGAAGCGCCGCGACGCCCCGCGCATACGCCGACTCAAACCCCTCCGCCTGCGCCGCCATCGCGCGTCTACGGGGCAGGCGTGCCCGAACCTGTCGTTGACCCCGAAGACAATTGGAGCCTGGGCGAGTTGCCAGGCACGCTCGCCGAAGAGCGCGAGTTCGAACCACCGGGGCGAGAAGTCAGCGGCTCATTCGCCCTACAATCGACGACGCGGGAGCCCAGCGCCCAACACCCGAGCATCGTCCACGCCGCCGGTGACTCAACCCCGTCGCGAAGCAAGACCCCGATCATTATCGCGGCGACCGTCGTCCTCGGCGCAGGCCTCTCCCTATTTTTGCTCAAGCCACCGTTCGTTCAGGAGCTGCTCGGGGCCAACGCATCGCCCTCCGTGCAGGCCGACGCAGCCGCCCAGGCGAGCGCCCCCGAAGCCGCAGCCGCCGGTGAAGATGAGCAGGCGCTAGCTGCCCAAAAGGCCGAGCAAGAGGCGCTCGCGGCAGAGCATGAAAAACTCACCAGCGCCATCGCGGCAGCCCACCCTCATATCAACAGCGCCCTCGCTAAAGCGGACAAGGACGCCGAGGCAGCGGTCCCCGAAAAGCCCAGAGAGCTCAGCGTGACCGAGCTGCTCGAAAGCGCCCGCAAGGCGCTGGACGCCGGCAAATCCGAGCAGGCGCGCAAGCAATATCACAAGGTCTTAAGCCGCGACCGCAGCAACTCCTCGGCCATCACCGGCCTGGGCTGGTCGCTGATCGCCTTGAATCGCCCGCCCGCTGCCGCCGCCCAATTTCAGAAGGCCATCTCCCTAAACCCGAGCTACGGCGACGCCTATATCGGCCTGGGCAAAGCCAAACGCGATATGGGCGACCACCAGGGCGCGCTCAACGCGTACCAAGACTACCTGAAACGATTCCCCAGCGGCTCCAAGGCGTCCATCGCGCGCCACCAGGCCGACAAGTTAAAGCTGGCCCTCGGCCAATAAAAAAAAGCCCCGCGCGAGCGGGGCTTTTTCGTTGCTGGCCACACCTTATTTCGACTTAAACTCGTGGCCGGCGCCGGTGATATCTTTGACATACGCGTCGAAGTTGAACTTCGGCGAATGCTCCGGAACATGGCATTCCATGCACTGAGTCACGGTCGGGGTCGGGTTGATAAATTGCGGCTTGCCCGCCGCGTCCACCGGCATCGCCATATGCGCCGAGCCCGGACCGTGGCAATTCTCACAGCCCACGTTCTCCAGGTCCTTCTGGATGGTGCGCTCGCCGAGCTTCGCCTCATAGTGAAGCTTACCGATGACGCTGCCGCCCGGCTTCTCATAGCCCACCACGTGACAGCCGATGCAGCTCTGGTCGAAGAGCTTGTCGCGGTCTTCGAGCGTCTTCACCGCCTTCGCATGCGCCGTGCCGTCCCAGAACTTCTTCGCCCCCACGTGACAGGTCGCGCAATTATTGGTGCCAACATAGAACGCCTCGCCCTCTTTGGGCGGAACAACCTCACGCTTCACCGCCATCTGCAGGGACTTCAGGCTCTCGTTAAAGACCCGACGCTCCGACTCCATCGCCTCGTTGATCGGCAATCCGGGCACCATCGCGATCGGGCGGTAAATAAACGCGTTGCCGCTCTCCGGCACGTTTAGCGACGCGCTCTTCAATGCCACAACCTGCTCCTTTAAGTCTTTGATATCATCTTGCAGACGCGCCAAAATAGGCGGGTTCTCGTGGCGCTTCGACGGCGGAAAGCGGTCCACCTGCCCCTGCTTATGCTCAATCACCCGCTCCAACTTCTCGATCTCGCTGACGCTCGCCGCGCCGGCGTTCGAATAGGCGCCCTGGGCGTCGCGCTCATAGAGCTTTAGCACGCCCAAATAGCGCCCCTGGTCGAAGGCTTCGAGCGTAAAACCACCGCCCGCCTGCTGCACCTCATCGCTCTCGCGCGGCGCGTGGCCCACGACCCCAAAGTCAATGCCGTCGACCGCGTTTAAGACCGCGCGGGTCGCGGCGAGGTCGCCATGCATGATCAAAAGGGTCGTGGTGGCGCCATCTTTTTTAAGCGCCGCGACCGCCTTTTTGACCGCCTCAACCGGCTCGGTGGTCGCCACATCTTCGAGCCCCTCATAATGTCTGGGCTCAACCGCGCCGACCACGCCCAGCTTGATATCACCGACCTCGATGATCCGCCCGGCCTCCAACTTCTTGCCCGCGATCGTCAGGTTCGCAGCGATCGGCTCGACCCCGGCGGCCTCGAGTTTTTCGAGATAAAACGCACTGCCCAGGGCAAAGTCGAGCTCGCCGGGCACCGTCACCTGCGTGCCAAAACGCTTCTGGGCCGCCACGATCACCTCGGCCTTCGCCTTGACCTGCGGGATATCGTGCTCCTCAATCTCGGCGAACTCAAAGAGCATATCGCCGCCGTCGAGCATCGTGGACGCCGGATGAAGTTTCTGAGCCGCGTCCACATAGCCAGTGAGGCGCTCGATGCCGCCGAGCAAGATCTCGGCGCTGCAACCGCAGGGCTCCAAATAGCCCTTTAGGCCGGCCAAGAAAAACACCGCTGGCGCCGACGGCCCGGGGCTCTCCACCGCGATGGTCCCCGGGGCGGCCTCGCCCGGAAGATCACCCTCAGCGGCCGCTGCATCGCCGTCTTCTTTGGCCTGCTCCCCATCCTTCTCGACCGCGGACGACGACCCGTCCGCCCGCTTCGCCGTCCGGTCGCAGGACTGCGCCAACACCAGCGCCCATGCCCCAAGGATAAGAATGAGAATCGTCCAGCGCTTTGTATTTTTCATTGTCTATTTATTTCTGATCTAGAATTTTTCGAAGATTTGCCGCTTCCCAACGCATCGCTTTTTGGTAGTCCGGGAACCGCCGCTCCATCGCGTTAAATTCCGGGGT encodes:
- a CDS encoding zinc-ribbon domain-containing protein, translated to MIVQCPNCDSRYRVKDANVPASGGKITCPSCKHKFIVYPDTPDAPDTEALDAFEDKTSVAKAPALRDLVNQMAPSSDWANDDVGAATEVMSAPDIPKALGFGGQNDSVDGTVEMSNPDIARLRAQHEPDDEADDFASTEIISGDTFDHMVFNDPTPAQNVDSNSDTREHAPLRTQLEASAHTERLAPEENPFAHASPPPKSPPQPQHAPANTTPAQPAAPSMPAPPSIPSSQPAQPGPDEASAPETFGPNATHEGPWKLKTNFGLIYEFSDNDSLQNWLASREELDGYELAGDADYYPVSAWPQFQRKPAARKRTFAMSAIPTHPPLGNPLPGAPAPSAPGAPTSGPFDQASFTPQPGSTTPQPPSPGAQGWESPSPAPPRKIITPTDSHASSGGSKANLILWPIAGLLFAVGVLLAVQVLGVYDIKSAILGEAPATPVDQPVAAPNDAPAPDSPSAEAQAAPDSAEAVSPDVAKAVDRLIADAELAIENNRLQSASVKLNNAKLLEPKRVAIYVLFVKVYTEMGRTEDAATAQKTLDELRGTATPAAAED
- a CDS encoding zinc-ribbon domain-containing protein, producing the protein MDIRCPECDTLYEIDTRQLRGSASTLKCSQCEHIFHMQTHAALHQETQRRWMLRSHTSGDIRYFLGFNELHHWILQGVVSKPDEISRTGRGWKALGSIGEFMPIFQAVESVANISAPREKQVSAELPDSGPTAEFTSTRAPRPNSADVPRDFASQPRVPTARQHGLPPARPQSGTHNAASRQPSGPNPARSQTPFASKAMPPEAPRRPAHTPTQTPPPAPPSRVYGAGVPEPVVDPEDNWSLGELPGTLAEEREFEPPGREVSGSFALQSTTREPSAQHPSIVHAAGDSTPSRSKTPIIIAATVVLGAGLSLFLLKPPFVQELLGANASPSVQADAAAQASAPEAAAAGEDEQALAAQKAEQEALAAEHEKLTSAIAAAHPHINSALAKADKDAEAAVPEKPRELSVTELLESARKALDAGKSEQARKQYHKVLSRDRSNSSAITGLGWSLIALNRPPAAAAQFQKAISLNPSYGDAYIGLGKAKRDMGDHQGALNAYQDYLKRFPSGSKASIARHQADKLKLALGQ
- a CDS encoding multiheme c-type cytochrome; this encodes MKNTKRWTILILILGAWALVLAQSCDRTAKRADGSSSAVEKDGEQAKEDGDAAAAEGDLPGEAAPGTIAVESPGPSAPAVFFLAGLKGYLEPCGCSAEILLGGIERLTGYVDAAQKLHPASTMLDGGDMLFEFAEIEEHDIPQVKAKAEVIVAAQKRFGTQVTVPGELDFALGSAFYLEKLEAAGVEPIAANLTIAGKKLEAGRIIEVGDIKLGVVGAVEPRHYEGLEDVATTEPVEAVKKAVAALKKDGATTTLLIMHGDLAATRAVLNAVDGIDFGVVGHAPRESDEVQQAGGGFTLEAFDQGRYLGVLKLYERDAQGAYSNAGAASVSEIEKLERVIEHKQGQVDRFPPSKRHENPPILARLQDDIKDLKEQVVALKSASLNVPESGNAFIYRPIAMVPGLPINEAMESERRVFNESLKSLQMAVKREVVPPKEGEAFYVGTNNCATCHVGAKKFWDGTAHAKAVKTLEDRDKLFDQSCIGCHVVGYEKPGGSVIGKLHYEAKLGERTIQKDLENVGCENCHGPGSAHMAMPVDAAGKPQFINPTPTVTQCMECHVPEHSPKFNFDAYVKDITGAGHEFKSK